Within the Trichoderma breve strain T069 chromosome 3, whole genome shotgun sequence genome, the region GACCTGTGTCATGTAATGGGTATGAGCATTTCTTTGCGCTCCTGTGTCCAacatccatttccatcacCATTTGGAGATTCAATCTCCCGCGGAGCAGAGTTCAAGAGTCTCCTATCATCGTCTCTGGTCATCATCGAGCGCTTCCGTAGCTCAGTTGGTTAGAGCTTCGTACTAATACTTCAGCTTTCAGCCCAGTCTTGGTAATGCGAAGGTCGCAGGTTCAAGCCCTGCCGGGAGCAAATCTCCAATGCGCTTAattttttgctctttttccttcttttaAAATTTGTGTAAAAATTGTTTCTCTAGTGTTGTTCGTGTGGATGGATGCGTAAGTGAACTTTCCTCTCATAGTCGATCGTTTATTTTTTAGAAATGTAGGTTGTATCCCGTCGTTGCTTGGAACTGAAGGATACACTGAGATTGGGTCGGGCCTTAGAAGAACAACGCGAAAAGAGGTCATGTATTTGACATTTACCGTTATCGTTAGAGTCATCGGTGCTTCAATCAAGTTCATCCGTATTCCCCCTGCGTAATGAAAACGACGGCATGCTTATGCCAACAGTGTCGTTTACATCCGGAAAGCTTTCCATTGTCAGAAATGGcaaatcatcttcatcttcgtttCCTTCACCAATGAAGAGTTCTTGAACTGACTCAGTGGAGAACGGAGCTGTAGCCAGTACTTTAACATCGCCATGTGGTAGACCTGCACCATTGCCATGCTCGTCTGCGTTGCAGAACCCAAGAAGCATTTTTACAACAGCCAGCATATCGGATTCGAGTTCATCTGTTTCATAATCTCCGATACCGTCAATGATGCAAACAAGAGTGCGATCTTGGCGGAGCAAGTGTCGAACAAGATAAACAAAGAGGTCACACAGATGCGAGATCTTGCAGTCATCCTTGGAAATACTATCCAAGTCTATCGCCATATCCAGCGGCATAAAATCGAACGGTATTTGCTGTAGCAGCTGAGCAATAAAGCTCCTGATTATCGCAGCACCGCCGACGTTGCTGTCTTCGTCCTCGACATGGAACCCACAGAAGAACACTAGGGTGAtgtatctctctctctcacgGAGCATTTTAACCAGTAAGAGGCAGAAAAAGGACAGCGGAGAACTTCGCCATGTATCAAGACTCTGTGGTGAAAAGTGACCATGGATCAATAGTCGTCTTGAGGTAGGGGCGACGATGAATTGGCGGAATTCTCGTGTTTGGGTCACTTGCACGGCACGGGTGTGGTATTTCCTTGGTAGTCGATAACTGTATTCCTTGACAGCTAGCAGGTCTACACTGTCTAGGTCGAGTGGGATGTTCAGTAAGTCTAGAATCATCGAAGAGCTAACGATCCTCGGCTGTGGCGATACAGGCCTCTGTTGGGCCGCATTAGGAAAGCTGTCGAACCAACCTATTTGACCAGTATGTAGAGATATCTGTGGCTGCCCTGGCTGGAAATATTGTTGATAAGGCATTGGCAGAACTGTATTAAACTGGAATTGAGAATTGAAGCTTGAAGTTTGTTGAGTTGGCCATGGTAGAGTCTCTGGGGGCACCGGAGTTGATCCTCTGGAGATCTCTTCCAGTCTGCTGAGTATGCTTTCTTGGTTGGCTAAAATCTGTAATTGTCGCTTTTTATTCTCCTCGGCATCATTGAGCATAATAAGTACATTGTTGCATGCTTCCAGGGAGACTTCATGTATATCGTTAAGCATTAGTGTAGTATGCCTTGATTGGTCTTTGGCATCATTATGAAACCGTTTAGCCTCTACAATGGTGTGCACTGTTAGATGTTGTTTGCAATGTCCGATTCGTACTCGAGACTTACCGGTTCGAATGGCTGCAAGATTGAACTGTGTGTACAAGAGGTGTGCACTCTGTGCTTGTTGAATGAGCTTTTCACTATTAATCTTAATAGCTTCGAGGCTTCTAAGAAGAGTCTCTTGATATCCCTTTTTCCCACGATAAAAAGCGGACAGAAGTCGTTTTACTTAGCACGAGATGGTATCATGTTAGCCTTGAACCGCTTATAAGTGCATGCTGTTGATGTAAAGGAACATACTTTGTTTAGACAAGAAAAATACGATAGCATCCTCGATTGCCTTCATCACTGTCACTACTAGTGATATAGTCGCATCTTTTACCTTGCTACTGTCTGGAAACGTAATCAAATAGACCTCGGCATCGTTGAAGAGTTCTTGGATCTCTGCCTCGTCGAAGCTGGACGTAACTCTTTCTCGCACTTCAGATGCCACTTTATACGCCTTCATGTACCAGTCAGCAATGATGTTGCGCATGGCTAGTGTATTATCAAGAATATAACTAAGCTTACGTTGAGAAGTAGTTGCACTGCTCCAAGCACAGGAGAGATGTATTCAATATTGGGAACGAGGTTGACGACATTCGTTGTCGGTTCAATAGCACTATCACCCAGTTTGCGCAACGCTCGCTTGCAACGACCCTGAAAATTTACTTGTGTACCATCGTAAACCTCACGAGCTCTGTGGAGCTGGGCATTGATGCCTTTCCATGTTGTCTGGTCTCGGATGCGATATCCTAGCTTCTCGAGCCCATCAGGCTCCTTTGGATACTTGGTTGTAAATGCTGCAATTGCCTCGGGGAAAATAAGACCCCAAAACTTCTCGGGGTCTCCAATATCTCCTAGTTGAGATGTCGGGCTTAGTTGGTTCTCACTTTGACCCTTGTCCTGGTTTCCGACTATGCTTTTCCCGTCTCTTCCGGATTCGTTTTGCACATATTTTTGTACAGTATGATCGTAGTGAGAGTTTGTATTTTTAAAGACGCCATGGTGTTCTGGAAGCCGATTATCAATATAGTCAACAGATGGAGGCTGCAGATGAACAGGTGGAATCGACGAAGATTTAGTCGACATGACTGTTGAGTTGAAGACAGAAACTGTTATACAAAGGGTGGATATGTCAAGGAAGGATGTCTTGCGTCTTACAGCTGACAGAACCGTAACTCAGAAACCATATTAAAATAGTTAATAGTATTGCCACTTGGTATTAGCCATCCCTTGATATTTCCTATCACTTGCTTATTTCCTGTCACTTTTCAACACCCTTGTGAAACCAAAAATGACTTACCCCTCtttctatatatattttgACAGGCTACCTATTCCTTTAAGCTAACCTCATATACGCTGGATCCATAAGCGGCTGAGTTTTTGTTCCTACCAATTGCTTTGCCGACCCTCCATGATTGCACCACTCCTTGCTCTTTGCAACCGTCGAGATATTGCGCGGTATTCTAGTTGTCCCGTCGCCTCACGTTTCAGCCAATGAttccttcttggctgcaTTGCTGCCTAATCGACAGGTCTCTTCAAGTGTTTGCATGATTATGGAGTTTGTCTCTattggacaagatggcgcCTTTTGCTGCGATCCCTGTCCCAGCGTtaggtacatacatataGATGTACCTTGCCTAGGAAGAAAGACATGCTGTAGGAAGGATATTGCGTTCTCTTCTGCGGCGTTTCGAAACTCACTCcattattttatttttcatgTCATATAATCAATACAAtaagcatcttcatcgactAGCCATGGATGCTTCCTCGGCTAAGGATGCGAAAAAAACTGAATCAAATCAGGGCGCAGCAGTACCCCCAAGCATCACCATGGCAGAAACCCCAGTCACACATGCCTCTGGTCAGGCTAACGGGGACCAAGGAAACATGGAACAGTTATTGCTCAAACTGCAACAAAGACTCAATACtgtagaagaagatgctaAGCGTGAGAAGCGCGATAGGGAGCGACTTGAAAAGCAAATGCTGGGATTCGTTGAGGAAATCGCAAACGAAGAGGGGCCCGGCCTTTTATCTTCGCTAACACTGATGCAAGAGAGGACAGAGACCCTCATAAATAAAGGCAACACTTCATATAATTCTTGGCGTAAATTGAGAAGCCTAAGGACAAAGCTTCGGGATatcgaagaggaagaaaagaccAAAGAGACAATGACCAAGAAAGAAATGGAGTGGGCTACATATTTCGACGTATTGAAAActcagcttcaagatgcgCGACCCGGAGCGCACATTCCGACATTGGAAGAGGTTAATGGAATCAAAACAGAAGATTCAGATGCTGAAGACGATCCGGATAAGGCCACGCCGAATGTAGTGCAGGTGGAAGTGAGTCCAATGGATTGGAGCAGTTTTAAATTCCAGGGTCATCACGGAGACCAAAACAGAGATCATTTCATCATTGAAGTCCTCACGGAAGAACCTTCAATCACTTACGACGGCTATAACAATCCCTGGTTCATGCGCTACGCGGAAAAATCGCAAAACCCAGCAATAAGCGCAGGcggaaaagagcaaaaagtcTCGTCGTGGGCTGACATCGCCAACAACGTTACCCGAGGCAAACAACTTGTGCCAGAGCGAATTCGAATCAGATCGCAGAGCATTATAAAGATATTCAACAACATATTCAAGAATAAAGCCAAGGATTATCGCATGAACAGCGCTCTTGTCATGATTCGCCCTTTCCGAGCACTCGTCTATTACAACCAGGAAATTCGTGAGAAATTTGCACAGCTAAAAGAGAAGTTTGGCAACGGTGAGGTTATACTGGAGCAACCAAAACCCTCAGAAGACCAAGAGGAACCAAAATCTGGCACTGAAGGCAATGAAGCAACCGAGGAGGATGAGTTTACAAACTCGCTGACGGCATACCAGCATATGAGCTGCCTCATCGACTTTATGGATAACACAATCCAGGCCAAGATCAATTATCTGTCAGAAACTCAGCCTCGCACCATTTCCTTCAACCACCTATGGTACCTCTTCAAGCCAGGAGATGACGTCGTAGCACAGGGCCGACGACAAGCCTACCGAGTCATAAGCATCACCAGCACGGGACACAAAGTCACTCCTCCCTGGCGTGCCTGGAGGAAAGACGAAAGCGAACCGGCCGCCCACATCACACTCTTTTGTGTTTACATCGACTTTGACGGAAAGCAACTCGGTCCAGTATCGAAGTCATTCGTCATTTCAAAGTTCGACGGCGAGAAGGCGATTACGTCACTCGAAGTGTATCCCATCCGATTCGCAGACAGCCCTACTTCAAACTACCAGAGCCGCGATGACTCCGCAAAGGAGGATTCCAAGGCTACTTTCCAGCAAGAGCTCATCGACCGTGGCAAGATGTTTATTGACGTGGCCAGCGTGAAGCACATGCATTACAATGGATTCACCCTGGAGGCACGAGACGAAGTTGACAGCCAAGTCATGGTTGATTTTGCGGAGGCTTTTGCTGCAACACAGTCAAGCGGGTGGCAGCCCGAGATTGAATCTCTTATTGGAAAAGATTTGGGAGGATCAAGCTCAtctgaggaggagagctGCTCGGCTGCCTGTTGTGCGGGCGAATACATATACAATGACAACTATGTCGATAAGACGAGGAACGAGAACTATATCGCGAGTTTGATGCCTGGCCCTGATGAGCCTAACGACGAGCCATCGGTAGCCATCTATCCCCGATCATTAAAGGAGATTACGGCCTCCAAGAATTCTCTAACGAATGATGACTTGGTTATCATGTCCTATCGAGTTTTTGGCTTTGTCTTGCGAAGCCGCAAATGGGGTTTGTCCACTTCACTATCAAGGAAATGCAAAAATGTTGGCTAACCATATGCCTCTAATAGCAAAACTCGATCTCAAGTATCTGAGTCCTGTTAGTGAGGGCTCTAAAGAACAGACGGCTTTTGACCAACTGGTGCTTCCCAAGCAGCATAAAGACATAGTCTACTGTTTAGTCGACCAGCACTTTCGAAATAAGGAGGCCCGAGTTAGTGACAATGAAGAGGTCGACATTATTCGAGGAAAAGGTTGTCTCGTGTTTCACTAATATGATCTGCTTACAGAACTTGCTGACTCTCAATATAGGAAAGGgtctcattcttcttctacacGGCTCCCCTGGAGTGGGTAAGACGACCACCGCTGGTGAGTATAACGTTTATTATAGCAATTTGAGCATTGCCACAGTCTATTCTGTTTTGTGCATATACTGACCCGATGGCCATTATAGAGGGTGTTGCTGAGCGCTTCAACAAGCCTTTGTTCCAAATTACATGTGGTATGGCTCtatatctttttctttgcctaTCAAGATATAAGTCGAGAGACATATATTAACGTGTTTATCCCCTTCATTTAGGTGATCTTGGTGCTACTGCTAGTGAAGTAGAAGCTGCCCTAGAGAGAAACTTTAGTCTTGCCAACAGATGGGGATGCATTCTTCTCCTAGACGAAGCAGACGTTTTCCTTGCCCAACGCTCGCCCAAGAACTTTGTTCGAAATGGACTTGTCGCAGGTAAGACTCCCTCAGTATGCTATCTATATACCAAATAAATAGTATCTAATCTGTCTGGTATGCAGTTTTCCTTCGAGTCTTGGAATACTACGCcggcatcctcttcctcacaACGAATCGAATCGGCGACTTCGACGAAGCCTTTACATCCCGAATCCACATCAGCCTCTACTACCCACCCCTCGACAAAACATCCACCCGCGAAATCTTCCGCCTCAACTTACGCATCATCAAAAAACGATTCGAAGACAAAGGccgcatcatcaacatcaacgaaAGAGACATCCTCAAATACGCCACCGCCTACTGGAAGAAGCACGAAAACATGCGTTGGAACGGCCGCCAAATCCGAAACGCTTGCCAAACTGCCCTGGCAATGGCAGAATTCGATGCCCAGACTGCTTCGGGAGGTGGTGATGCTCATGCTACTCAGGTGGAACTgactcatcatcatgttcAGATTGTTTCGGACGCGTATCTCGAGTTTATGCGCTATCTTAAGAGTATATATGGGTTCAGTGCGGATGAAGTCGCCAAGAATATGAGGCTTCGTGCGAAACATCCCAAGGCAGCTaagaaggatgaagacgatgatgatgatacgACTGACAcgagtgatgatgaggctATTTATGGTCCTACTAAAGGAACTCAGCCAGCTATACCTCCTTCAGCAATTAGCGGTATGGTTCCACCGATGACTGGGATGCCTCCCATGATGGCCGGTGCCATCCCGAATACAGGCCACATGCCCGTCTCAACTGGACTCGCGACaccttcttcaacctcagAATCAGCGGCGCCTCAGATGATGCCGGCTCAGGGCTCATATGTGATGGCCAATGGTCCACAAGGCATGTATTGGATGCCTCAACAATTTGCACAGGGCCAGAATCA harbors:
- a CDS encoding ATPase family associated with various cellular activities (AAA) domain-containing protein, whose protein sequence is MAETPVTHASGQANGDQGNMEQLLLKLQQRLNTVEEDAKREKRDRERLEKQMLGFVEEIANEEGPGLLSSLTLMQERTETLINKGNTSYNSWRKLRSLRTKLRDIEEEEKTKETMTKKEMEWATYFDVLKTQLQDARPGAHIPTLEEVNGIKTEDSDAEDDPDKATPNVVQVEVSPMDWSSFKFQGHHGDQNRDHFIIEVLTEEPSITYDGYNNPWFMRYAEKSQNPAISAGGKEQKVSSWADIANNVTRGKQLVPERIRIRSQSIIKIFNNIFKNKAKDYRMNSALVMIRPFRALVYYNQEIQDQEEPKSGTEGNEATEEDEFTNSLTAYQHMSCLIDFMDNTIQAKINYLSETQPRTISFNHLWYLFKPGDDVVAQGRRQAYRVISITSTGHKVTPPWRAWRKDESEPAAHITLFCVYIDFDGKQLGPVSKSFVISKFDGEKAITSLEVYPIRFADSPTSNYQSRDDSAKEDSKATFQQELIDRGKMFIDVASVKHMHYNGFTLEARDEVDSQVMVDFAEAFAATQSSGWQPEIESLIGKDLGGSSSSEEESCSAACCAGEYIYNDNYVDKTRNENYIASLMPGPDEPNDEPSVAIYPRSLKEITASKNSLTNDDLVIMSYRVFGFVLRSRKWAKLDLKYLSPVSEGSKEQTAFDQLVLPKQHKDIVYCLVDQHFRNKEARVSDNEEVDIIRGKGKGLILLLHGSPGVGKTTTAEGVAERFNKPLFQITCGDLGATASEVEAALERNFSLANRWGCILLLDEADVFLAQRSPKNFVRNGLVAVFLRVLEYYAGILFLTTNRIGDFDEAFTSRIHISLYYPPLDKTSTREIFRLNLRIIKKRFEDKGRIININERDILKYATAYWKKHENMRWNGRQIRNACQTALAMAEFDAQTASGGGDAHATQVELTHHHVQIVSDAYLEFMRYLKSIYGFSADEVAKNMRLRAKHPKAAKKDEDDDDDTTDTSDDEAIYGPTKGTQPAIPPSAISGMVPPMTGMPPMMAGAIPNTGHMPVSTGLATPSSTSESAAPQMMPAQGSYVMANGPQGMYWMPQQFAQGQNHPQQPFMMGNQQAMFNPGQQMSGQNWPNGNGNGAWPMMQNMMPSQAVGRSNEGASPVAQS